A window from Agrobacterium tumefaciens encodes these proteins:
- a CDS encoding methyl-accepting chemotaxis protein gives MSHFSKFGLDASAVLDALSRSQAIIEFDLTGKILKANDNFCKAVGYQPSEIVGRSHSMFLSSEDAASPEYKAFWAKLSRGEYDQGQYRRLAKNGDEIWIEASYNPVFRFGKPYKVVKIATDITVIKRKSAEDDGKLAALSRAQAMIEFTPDGKILGANENFLATLGYTAEEIIGKHHSIFCEPAYAHSQDYRDFWKELGKGRFSTGQFMRLGKDNKRVFIQASYNPIIDDRGRVFKVVKFAFDVTERVHAVEELGAALERLSQCNIRVTLDKPFVGEFERLRQDFNKSIAEFQKTLENVLGQTGDLTRSSQEVSEASVNLAERSREQAVALEETSAALEEITATVRSSTENMKETRKLVQSARSSTVASTEVVERTVDAMQRIETASREISQIIGVIDEIAFQTNLLALNAGVEAARAGEAGKGFAVVAQEVRELAQRSAKAAKEIKALINNSGSEVLEGVKLVGETGEALKQIDALVRHIDGNVDMISKAADEQAAGISEINKAVNRLDRMTQENAAMSARTTVISTTLAQGADALAQLVSLFKLNRRTASREDGPSIRPDTSNTVRRDQTSARAAA, from the coding sequence ATGTCTCACTTTTCCAAATTCGGTCTGGATGCTTCTGCGGTGCTTGACGCGCTCAGCCGTTCACAGGCCATCATCGAGTTCGATCTGACCGGTAAGATTTTGAAAGCGAACGATAATTTCTGCAAGGCTGTGGGCTATCAGCCGTCTGAAATCGTCGGTCGCTCCCACAGCATGTTCCTGTCTTCCGAAGACGCTGCCTCGCCGGAATACAAGGCATTCTGGGCAAAACTGTCGCGCGGCGAATACGATCAGGGTCAGTACCGGCGCCTGGCTAAAAATGGCGATGAAATCTGGATCGAAGCCTCCTACAATCCGGTGTTCCGTTTCGGCAAACCTTACAAGGTGGTCAAGATCGCAACCGATATCACCGTGATCAAGCGCAAGAGCGCTGAGGATGATGGCAAGCTTGCCGCGCTCTCCCGGGCGCAGGCCATGATCGAATTTACACCAGATGGGAAAATCCTCGGCGCCAACGAAAATTTCCTCGCGACGCTTGGTTACACGGCGGAAGAAATCATCGGCAAACATCATTCGATCTTCTGCGAGCCGGCCTATGCCCATTCCCAGGATTACCGAGATTTCTGGAAGGAACTTGGCAAGGGCCGGTTCTCGACCGGGCAGTTCATGCGACTTGGCAAAGATAACAAGCGGGTCTTTATTCAGGCATCCTATAATCCGATCATCGATGACCGTGGTCGCGTCTTCAAGGTGGTGAAATTTGCTTTTGATGTGACGGAAAGGGTGCATGCCGTTGAGGAGCTTGGGGCTGCGCTCGAGCGCCTGTCTCAGTGCAATATCCGCGTCACGCTGGATAAACCTTTCGTCGGCGAATTCGAAAGGCTGCGGCAGGATTTCAACAAATCCATAGCCGAATTCCAGAAGACGCTGGAGAATGTTCTCGGCCAGACTGGTGATCTGACACGCAGCAGCCAGGAAGTCAGCGAAGCCTCCGTCAATCTCGCCGAACGGTCGCGTGAGCAGGCGGTGGCGCTCGAAGAAACCTCGGCCGCACTCGAAGAAATCACCGCGACCGTTCGTTCCTCGACGGAAAACATGAAAGAGACGCGCAAACTCGTTCAGAGCGCGCGGTCCTCCACCGTTGCCTCCACCGAGGTCGTGGAGCGCACGGTCGATGCCATGCAGCGCATCGAGACGGCATCGCGGGAAATCAGCCAGATCATCGGCGTGATCGATGAAATCGCCTTCCAGACCAACCTTCTGGCGCTGAATGCCGGCGTGGAAGCCGCGCGTGCGGGCGAAGCGGGCAAGGGCTTTGCCGTGGTTGCGCAGGAAGTGCGTGAACTCGCACAACGTTCGGCCAAGGCCGCCAAGGAAATCAAGGCGTTGATCAACAATTCCGGCAGCGAGGTTCTCGAGGGCGTGAAGCTGGTTGGCGAGACTGGTGAGGCGCTGAAGCAGATCGATGCACTGGTGCGGCACATTGATGGCAATGTCGATATGATCTCCAAGGCGGCGGACGAGCAGGCCGCCGGAATCAGCGAGATCAACAAGGCCGTCAACCGGCTGGACCGGATGACGCAGGAAAATGCGGCGATGAGCGCTCGCACGACGGTCATCAGCACGACACTGGCACAGGGCGCCGATGCGCTGGCACAGCTTGTCAGCCTGTTCAAGCTGAACCGCCGCACTGCTTCGCGCGAAGACGGGCCGTCCATACGGCCGGATACTTCAAATACCGTCCGGCGCGATCAGACCTCCGCAAGGGCGGCCGCATAA
- a CDS encoding NAD(P)/FAD-dependent oxidoreductase, protein MTKTLKCDVLVVGTGIIGSMAALYLQNAGRDVVLLERGEVARGASSGNAGILAFPEIIPIPAPGIMKKAPRWLFDPLGPLSVPPAYAPKIAPWLWRFWRASAERNFRHGLKSLTEINRLAALEMVHVAAMPELSHLISKTGTLDLYDSEASLNAARRDWDEKQSAGFTFERVGRNEIDALQPGLAPQFRHAIFSPDGLQVSDPYDFTRAIFDLVIARGASLRKGEAERIDAVGESTIVTLENGDKIDADKVVIAGGAWSRKLAATLGNIVPLETERGYNTTLPAGAFNLTRQLYFNDHGFVVTPLSTGIRVGGAVELGGLELKPNFRRAEAMLKKAGRFLPGLKLEGGQQWMGFRPSMPDCLPVIGTARATPSVIYAFGHGHLGLTQSAATARLVTQLASGEETAISIDPFRPGRFS, encoded by the coding sequence ATGACCAAAACCCTGAAATGCGATGTGCTGGTGGTCGGCACCGGCATTATCGGTTCCATGGCCGCGCTTTATCTGCAAAATGCCGGACGCGACGTCGTGCTTCTGGAACGCGGCGAGGTTGCCCGGGGGGCGAGTTCCGGCAATGCCGGTATTCTGGCCTTTCCCGAGATCATTCCCATCCCTGCGCCCGGCATCATGAAAAAAGCGCCCCGCTGGCTGTTCGATCCGCTTGGCCCTCTCAGTGTGCCACCGGCCTATGCGCCGAAAATTGCGCCCTGGTTGTGGCGCTTCTGGCGCGCCAGCGCCGAGCGGAACTTCCGCCACGGGCTGAAGTCACTCACGGAAATCAACCGGCTGGCGGCGTTGGAAATGGTCCATGTTGCCGCCATGCCGGAGCTTTCACACCTCATTTCAAAAACCGGAACGCTCGATCTTTACGACAGCGAGGCAAGCCTCAACGCCGCTCGCAGGGACTGGGACGAAAAACAAAGTGCCGGTTTCACCTTTGAGCGTGTCGGCCGCAACGAGATCGATGCGTTGCAGCCGGGTCTCGCGCCGCAGTTCCGCCACGCCATATTCTCTCCCGATGGCCTGCAAGTCTCCGACCCCTATGATTTCACCCGCGCCATTTTCGATCTGGTGATTGCCCGTGGCGCCAGCCTGCGCAAGGGTGAGGCCGAACGCATCGATGCCGTGGGCGAAAGCACGATCGTGACGCTCGAAAACGGCGACAAGATCGACGCCGACAAAGTGGTGATCGCTGGTGGTGCCTGGTCGAGAAAGCTTGCCGCAACGCTCGGCAACATCGTGCCGCTGGAGACCGAACGCGGTTACAACACCACCCTGCCCGCTGGAGCTTTCAACCTCACGCGCCAGCTTTATTTCAATGATCATGGCTTCGTCGTCACCCCGCTATCGACTGGCATCCGTGTCGGCGGCGCTGTCGAACTTGGCGGGCTCGAACTGAAACCGAATTTCCGGCGCGCCGAAGCGATGCTGAAGAAGGCCGGGCGTTTCCTGCCCGGACTGAAGCTGGAGGGTGGGCAGCAATGGATGGGTTTCCGCCCGTCCATGCCGGACTGTCTTCCCGTCATCGGCACGGCCCGTGCCACGCCCTCCGTCATCTATGCCTTCGGCCATGGCCATCTTGGGCTGACACAATCGGCAGCCACGGCCCGTCTGGTGACGCAGCTGGCCAGTGGCGAGGAGACGGCAATCTCGATCGACCCGTTCCGGCCGGGGCGCTTTTCCTGA
- a CDS encoding aa3-type cytochrome c oxidase subunit IV — protein MSEHHTGPVEVGAEMNYAEHEKTYNGFLAMTKYGTMLLCVLMLAMTAGFFTSAGFLGGLVVFLALSAAGFVLLR, from the coding sequence ATGAGCGAACATCACACGGGTCCGGTCGAAGTTGGCGCCGAGATGAACTACGCCGAGCACGAAAAGACCTATAACGGTTTTCTGGCCATGACGAAGTATGGCACCATGCTGCTGTGCGTGCTGATGCTGGCCATGACCGCAGGTTTCTTCACATCCGCGGGCTTCCTTGGCGGTCTGGTCGTTTTCCTGGCGCTTTCGGCTGCGGGTTTCGTTCTGCTGCGCTAA
- a CDS encoding TRAP transporter small permease subunit, with protein MKSLLKLSALIDLVSEALGKVAGYLVLICCLVSAGNAMVRYALNYSSNGWLEIQWYMFAFIVLIGASYTLRMNEHVRVDIIYGAISPRSRLWVDIIGIVLFLIPACFYLAWLSWPMFTLSWHQGEMSSNAGGLIRWPVKLVIFAGFALLVLQGFSELIKRVGALNGLYALDTKYEKPLQ; from the coding sequence ATGAAATCGCTTTTAAAACTAAGCGCGCTGATAGACCTCGTGAGCGAAGCTCTGGGCAAGGTTGCCGGTTATCTCGTGCTCATCTGCTGCCTCGTCAGCGCCGGCAATGCCATGGTCCGTTACGCACTGAACTATAGTTCAAACGGCTGGCTGGAAATCCAGTGGTACATGTTCGCCTTCATCGTGCTGATCGGCGCATCCTATACGCTGCGCATGAACGAACATGTGCGGGTCGACATCATCTATGGTGCCATCTCTCCGCGAAGCCGCCTATGGGTGGACATCATCGGCATCGTGCTGTTTCTGATACCCGCCTGCTTTTACCTCGCCTGGCTGTCCTGGCCCATGTTCACGCTGTCCTGGCATCAGGGTGAAATGTCCTCAAATGCCGGCGGTCTCATCCGCTGGCCCGTGAAACTTGTCATCTTCGCCGGTTTCGCCCTGCTGGTTCTTCAGGGTTTTTCCGAACTCATCAAGCGCGTCGGCGCCCTCAACGGGCTTTATGCGCTGGATACGAAGTACGAAAAGCCCCTGCAATGA
- a CDS encoding TRAP transporter large permease produces the protein MFEYGILPPLMFLGMIIFMLYGFPVAFSLATVGLVFGVIGIFTEHFSPAFLQALPLRIFGIVSNDLLLAIPFFTFMGAILERCGLAEDLLEGTGKLFGAIPGGLAYAVIIVGAILGAITGTVAASVITMGVISLPIMLKYGYNPRLATGVIAASGTITQVIPPSLVLIVLADQLGKSVGDMYLGAIGPSILQVTIFMLFILLMSIVRPKDLPALPPEARGELNRALVFRVLAGMIPSIVLIFLVLGTIFLGLATPTEAGALGVVGAMVLAAAHRRLSWDLVKQGMHSTMHITSMVVFILVGATCFSLVFQGMDGSLWIEHMLSGIPGGPIGFLIFVNIFIFFLAFFLDFFEIAFIVIPMLAPIAQSLGIDLIWFGVLICINMQTSFMHPPFGFALFYLRSIAPRSVKTSDIYMGAIPWLGMQLILVAIVIFWPESVTYWLDKAPAVDLNSIKIEIPAFGNQGGNTMPNFGQPGGLPGVPNLGEPPKIGP, from the coding sequence ATGTTTGAATATGGTATTCTTCCACCACTGATGTTCCTCGGCATGATCATCTTCATGCTTTACGGATTCCCGGTTGCCTTCTCACTCGCCACCGTCGGCCTCGTTTTCGGCGTCATCGGCATTTTCACCGAGCATTTTTCTCCGGCCTTTCTTCAGGCCCTGCCGTTGCGCATCTTCGGCATCGTCTCGAACGACCTGCTGCTCGCCATTCCCTTCTTCACCTTCATGGGCGCGATCCTTGAGCGATGTGGCCTTGCGGAGGATCTGCTTGAGGGAACCGGCAAGCTGTTCGGCGCCATTCCCGGCGGTCTTGCCTACGCCGTCATCATCGTCGGCGCGATCCTCGGCGCCATCACCGGCACGGTTGCGGCCTCCGTCATCACCATGGGCGTCATCTCGCTGCCAATCATGCTGAAGTACGGGTATAATCCGCGGCTTGCCACCGGCGTCATCGCGGCATCGGGAACGATCACACAGGTCATTCCGCCCTCCCTCGTCCTCATCGTTCTCGCCGACCAGCTCGGCAAGTCAGTTGGTGACATGTATCTTGGCGCGATCGGCCCCTCGATCCTGCAGGTGACGATCTTCATGCTGTTCATCCTGCTGATGTCGATCGTCCGGCCCAAGGACCTGCCGGCGCTGCCGCCGGAGGCACGCGGTGAGCTCAACCGGGCGCTGGTGTTCCGCGTGCTGGCAGGCATGATCCCCTCCATCGTGCTGATCTTTCTGGTGCTCGGCACCATCTTCCTCGGCCTCGCAACGCCGACGGAAGCGGGTGCGCTCGGTGTCGTCGGCGCCATGGTGCTGGCTGCCGCCCACCGCCGCCTCAGCTGGGATCTCGTCAAACAGGGCATGCATTCCACCATGCACATCACGTCGATGGTGGTGTTCATTCTGGTCGGCGCCACCTGCTTCTCACTCGTCTTCCAGGGCATGGACGGTTCGCTGTGGATCGAGCACATGTTGTCGGGCATTCCGGGCGGCCCCATCGGCTTCCTGATCTTCGTCAACATCTTCATCTTCTTCCTCGCCTTCTTCCTCGATTTCTTCGAGATCGCCTTCATCGTCATTCCGATGCTGGCGCCGATCGCCCAGTCGCTCGGCATCGACCTGATCTGGTTCGGCGTGCTGATCTGCATCAACATGCAGACGAGCTTCATGCATCCGCCCTTCGGGTTTGCCCTGTTCTACCTGCGCTCCATCGCACCGCGCTCGGTCAAGACATCGGATATCTACATGGGCGCCATCCCGTGGCTCGGCATGCAGCTCATCCTCGTTGCCATCGTGATCTTCTGGCCGGAATCGGTCACCTACTGGCTGGACAAGGCACCTGCGGTCGATCTGAACTCCATCAAGATCGAGATTCCCGCCTTCGGCAACCAGGGCGGCAACACCATGCCCAATTTCGGCCAGCCGGGCGGGTTGCCCGGGGTGCCTAATCTCGGCGAACCGCCAAAGATCGGGCCTTAA
- a CDS encoding TRAP transporter substrate-binding protein, translated as MDRRSFMKKGALAGAATAALAAPAIAQQNTKINWRLTSSFPKSLDTIYGGAEDIAKHVAAATDGNFTIQPFAAGEIVPGLQAADAVSSGTVEMCHTCSYYYVGKDPTFAIGTAIPFGLNARLTNSWFYEGNGNKLLNEFYAKHNLYGMIAGNTGAQMGGWFRKEINTVDDFKGVKMRIAGLAGKVVEKLGVVPQQIAGGDIYPALEKGTIDAAEWVGPYDDHKLGFQKVAKYYYYPAFWEGGPVIHSFVNLDKWNSLPKNYQMVLQDACAFANTSMMAKYDAKNPIAIKQLVSEGAVLRPFSQEILEACYKAALEVYANISASNPDFKKIYEDQVAFKREGYLWMQLAEYTFDTFMMIQQRNGKL; from the coding sequence ATGGATCGCCGTTCCTTTATGAAAAAAGGTGCGCTTGCGGGAGCTGCCACGGCTGCTCTGGCCGCGCCTGCCATTGCACAGCAGAATACCAAGATCAACTGGCGCTTGACGTCGTCGTTTCCGAAATCGCTCGACACGATCTATGGCGGTGCCGAGGATATTGCCAAGCACGTCGCGGCCGCAACCGACGGCAATTTCACCATTCAGCCCTTTGCCGCCGGTGAAATCGTGCCCGGCCTGCAGGCGGCCGATGCCGTGTCTTCGGGCACAGTCGAAATGTGCCACACCTGCTCCTATTATTACGTCGGCAAGGACCCGACCTTCGCCATCGGCACGGCTATACCCTTCGGCCTCAATGCCCGCCTGACGAATTCCTGGTTCTACGAAGGCAACGGCAACAAGCTGCTCAACGAATTTTATGCCAAGCATAATCTCTACGGCATGATCGCAGGCAATACCGGCGCCCAGATGGGCGGCTGGTTCCGCAAGGAAATCAATACCGTCGACGATTTCAAGGGCGTGAAGATGCGCATTGCCGGTCTCGCCGGCAAGGTGGTGGAAAAACTCGGCGTCGTGCCACAGCAGATCGCCGGCGGCGATATCTATCCGGCGCTGGAAAAAGGCACCATCGATGCGGCTGAATGGGTCGGTCCTTATGACGACCACAAGCTCGGCTTCCAGAAGGTCGCGAAGTATTATTATTATCCGGCCTTCTGGGAAGGCGGCCCGGTCATCCATTCTTTCGTCAATCTGGACAAGTGGAACAGCCTGCCGAAGAACTATCAGATGGTGCTGCAGGATGCCTGCGCTTTCGCCAACACCAGCATGATGGCGAAATACGACGCGAAAAATCCGATCGCCATCAAGCAACTAGTGTCGGAAGGTGCGGTGCTCCGGCCCTTCAGCCAGGAAATCCTCGAGGCCTGCTACAAGGCCGCGCTGGAAGTTTACGCCAACATTTCGGCGTCCAACCCGGATTTCAAGAAGATCTACGAGGACCAGGTCGCCTTCAAGCGCGAGGGCTATCTGTGGATGCAGCTTGCGGAATACACTTTCGATACGTTCATGATGATCCAGCAGCGTAACGGCAAGCTCTGA
- a CDS encoding gamma-glutamyl-gamma-aminobutyrate hydrolase family protein: MPKPIIAVPADIRHFTGADWHAAQNQYVSAALKVAGVMSFIIPAFEDGNEVDAILDRVDGLLVSGSATNVHPSLYGKEAQESDGPFDPARDATSLPLIRRAIERGIPMLAICRGIQELNVALGGTLASEIQEQPGTWDHRKPEHDDRDVAFAIRQPVHVREGSCIAQHLGMSGEIQINSLHRQAIAETAPRLQVEATAADGTIEAVSVIDAKGFAVGVQWHPEYWAETDAPSRALFEAFGKAVHDYRNSKV, encoded by the coding sequence ATGCCAAAACCCATCATCGCCGTCCCCGCCGACATCAGGCATTTCACCGGAGCCGACTGGCACGCCGCACAGAACCAGTATGTCTCAGCCGCATTGAAAGTGGCAGGCGTCATGTCCTTCATCATTCCGGCCTTCGAGGACGGGAACGAGGTGGACGCCATTCTCGACCGGGTGGATGGCCTGCTCGTGTCCGGCTCCGCCACCAATGTGCACCCTTCCCTCTACGGCAAAGAGGCGCAGGAAAGTGATGGCCCCTTCGACCCGGCCCGCGACGCCACCAGCCTGCCGCTCATCCGTCGCGCCATTGAGCGCGGTATTCCGATGCTGGCCATCTGCCGCGGCATTCAGGAGCTGAACGTGGCGCTTGGCGGCACGCTGGCTTCCGAAATTCAGGAACAGCCCGGAACATGGGACCACCGCAAGCCGGAACATGACGACCGTGATGTCGCCTTCGCCATCCGTCAGCCGGTGCATGTGCGCGAAGGCTCCTGCATTGCGCAGCATCTCGGCATGTCGGGCGAAATCCAGATCAATTCGCTGCACCGGCAGGCTATTGCCGAGACCGCGCCGCGCCTGCAGGTGGAAGCGACGGCCGCGGACGGCACCATCGAGGCCGTCTCCGTCATCGACGCCAAGGGCTTTGCCGTCGGCGTGCAATGGCATCCGGAATATTGGGCCGAGACGGATGCGCCCTCGCGCGCGCTGTTCGAGGCATTTGGCAAGGCTGTTCACGACTACCGCAACAGCAAGGTCTGA
- a CDS encoding ABC transporter permease produces the protein MTTNAANVELDAKSGRKPHRRIPPEANIFFVLIGIALVYEILGWIFIGQSFLMNQQRLTIMILQVSVIGIIAVGVTQVIITGGIDLSSGSVVGLTAMLSASVGQSSTWPRALYPGLTDLPFFIPLAVGVLAGALAGFINGQLIARTKIPPFIATLGMMVTARGLSKWYTKGQPISGLTDGFNFIGTGIWPVVVFLVVAVIFHVALRYTRYGKFTYAIGANQQAARVSGINIEAHLIKVYAIAGLLAGLAGVVTAARAQTAQAGMGVMYELDAIAAAVIGGTSLAGGAGRITGTVIGTIILGVMTSGFTFLRVDAYYQEIVKGLIIVAAVVADVYRQKKRAKR, from the coding sequence ATGACTACGAACGCCGCCAACGTGGAGTTGGATGCAAAATCCGGACGCAAGCCGCACCGGCGCATACCGCCCGAGGCCAATATCTTTTTCGTGCTGATCGGCATCGCGCTGGTTTATGAAATTCTCGGCTGGATTTTCATCGGCCAGAGCTTCTTGATGAACCAGCAGCGCCTGACGATCATGATCCTGCAGGTGTCGGTGATCGGCATCATCGCCGTCGGCGTGACCCAGGTCATCATCACCGGCGGTATCGATCTCTCCTCCGGCTCTGTCGTCGGTTTGACGGCGATGTTGTCCGCCAGCGTGGGGCAATCATCCACATGGCCGCGAGCGCTTTATCCGGGGCTGACCGATCTGCCCTTCTTCATCCCGCTGGCTGTTGGCGTATTGGCTGGCGCCCTTGCGGGCTTCATCAACGGGCAGCTTATTGCGCGTACCAAAATCCCGCCCTTCATCGCAACACTCGGTATGATGGTGACGGCGCGTGGTCTTTCCAAGTGGTACACGAAGGGCCAGCCGATTTCCGGCCTGACTGACGGTTTCAACTTCATCGGTACGGGCATCTGGCCGGTCGTGGTGTTCCTCGTCGTCGCCGTCATCTTCCATGTGGCGCTGCGTTATACGCGTTACGGCAAGTTCACCTATGCCATTGGCGCCAACCAGCAGGCTGCGCGCGTTTCCGGTATCAATATCGAAGCGCATCTGATCAAGGTCTATGCCATTGCAGGGCTGCTCGCCGGTCTCGCCGGCGTCGTCACCGCCGCGCGTGCACAGACGGCACAGGCTGGCATGGGTGTGATGTATGAACTTGACGCCATCGCCGCGGCCGTCATCGGCGGCACGTCGCTCGCCGGCGGCGCTGGCCGCATCACTGGAACGGTTATCGGCACCATCATTCTCGGCGTCATGACATCAGGCTTCACCTTCCTCCGGGTGGACGCCTATTACCAGGAGATCGTCAAGGGTCTCATCATCGTCGCCGCTGTTGTCGCCGACGTTTACCGCCAGAAGAAGCGCGCAAAGCGTTAA
- a CDS encoding sugar ABC transporter ATP-binding protein, producing MVVSPSTMAAVRASGAVPNAEFLLAADGIRKEFPGVVALDDVQFHLKRGTVHALMGENGAGKSTLMKILAGIYQPDDGEIRLKGAPIRLDSPLDALENGIAMIHQELNLMAYMTVAENIWIRREPKNRLGFIDHGEMYRRTQTLLERLGIDLDPETRVGELSVASRQMVEIAKAVSYDSDVLIMDEPTSALTEREVEHLFRIIRDLRERGIGIVYITHKMNELFEIADEFSVFRDGKYIGTHASTDVTRDDIIRMMVGREITQMFPKEEVPIGDVVLSVKNLTLNGVFHDVSFDVRAGEILGVAGLVGSGRSNVAETVFGVTPASSGTVAIDGKQVSIDSPTKAIRHRMAFLTEDRKDTGCLLILNILENMQIAVLQDKYVANGFVQENALSDACEEMCRKLRVKTPHLHERIENLSGGNQQKVLIGRWMLTKPRILILDEPTRGIDVGAKAEIHKLVCEMARQGVAVIMISSEMPEVLGMSDRVMVMHEGRVTGFLDRSEATQVKVMDLASR from the coding sequence ATGGTCGTCAGTCCATCGACAATGGCCGCCGTGCGCGCCAGCGGAGCCGTGCCGAATGCGGAGTTTCTTCTCGCGGCGGATGGCATTCGCAAGGAATTTCCCGGCGTCGTGGCGCTCGATGATGTGCAGTTCCACCTCAAGCGCGGAACCGTTCATGCGCTGATGGGCGAGAACGGCGCCGGCAAATCGACGCTCATGAAGATTCTCGCCGGCATCTACCAGCCGGATGACGGCGAAATCCGCCTGAAGGGTGCCCCGATCCGTCTTGATTCCCCGCTTGACGCGCTGGAAAACGGCATCGCCATGATCCATCAGGAACTGAATCTGATGGCCTATATGACGGTGGCCGAAAACATCTGGATTCGCCGCGAGCCGAAAAACCGGCTGGGCTTCATCGATCATGGCGAAATGTATCGCCGCACCCAGACCCTGCTGGAACGACTGGGCATCGATCTCGATCCGGAAACGCGTGTCGGTGAGCTTTCGGTCGCCAGCCGTCAGATGGTCGAGATCGCCAAGGCGGTTTCTTATGATTCCGACGTTCTGATCATGGACGAGCCGACATCGGCGTTGACGGAGCGCGAGGTCGAGCATCTCTTCCGCATCATTCGTGATCTGAGGGAGCGTGGTATCGGCATCGTCTATATCACCCACAAGATGAACGAGTTGTTCGAGATCGCCGACGAGTTTTCCGTCTTCCGCGACGGCAAGTATATCGGCACCCACGCGTCCACCGATGTGACGCGTGACGACATCATCCGCATGATGGTGGGTCGCGAAATCACCCAGATGTTCCCGAAGGAAGAGGTTCCGATCGGTGACGTCGTGCTGTCGGTCAAGAACCTGACGCTGAACGGTGTGTTCCATGATGTGTCGTTCGACGTCCGCGCCGGTGAAATTCTCGGCGTCGCGGGTCTTGTCGGTTCGGGGCGCTCCAATGTTGCCGAGACGGTGTTCGGCGTCACGCCGGCATCATCGGGCACCGTTGCAATCGACGGCAAGCAGGTTTCGATCGACAGCCCCACGAAGGCCATCCGCCACCGCATGGCGTTCCTGACGGAGGACCGCAAGGATACCGGGTGCCTGCTCATTCTCAATATTCTCGAGAATATGCAGATCGCCGTGCTGCAGGATAAATATGTCGCCAACGGTTTCGTGCAGGAAAACGCGCTGTCGGATGCCTGCGAAGAGATGTGCCGCAAGCTGAGGGTCAAGACGCCGCATCTTCACGAGCGCATCGAGAACCTTTCGGGCGGCAACCAGCAGAAGGTGCTGATCGGTCGCTGGATGCTGACCAAGCCGCGCATTCTCATTCTGGATGAGCCGACGCGCGGCATCGATGTCGGGGCCAAGGCGGAAATTCATAAACTGGTTTGCGAGATGGCACGCCAGGGCGTCGCCGTCATCATGATTTCCTCCGAAATGCCGGAGGTTCTGGGTATGAGCGACCGTGTCATGGTCATGCATGAAGGTCGGGTGACGGGTTTCCTTGATAGAAGTGAAGCCACACAGGTGAAGGTGATGGATCTCGCATCGCGGTGA
- a CDS encoding sugar ABC transporter substrate-binding protein translates to MKKFIIGAAMSVLLGTAAHAETVGVSMALFDDNFLTVLRNGMQDYSKELKGVTLQVEDAQNDVAKQQSQIQNFIASKVDAIIVNPVDTDATAAMSKLAAEAKIPLVYVNRQPVNVDSLPDGQAFVASEETVAGTLETKEVCRLLGGKGKAVVMMGELSNQGARMRTQAVHDVLKTDECKGISIVEEQTANWQRTQGSDLVTNWLSSGVEFNAVIANNDEMAIGALQALKSAGKDMKDYVVAGVDATQDALAAMQAGDLDVTVFQDAAGQGKGALDAALKLVKGDKIEKKVYIPFQLVTPENVKDYVAKN, encoded by the coding sequence ATGAAGAAATTTATCATCGGCGCAGCCATGTCTGTGCTTCTCGGCACAGCGGCACATGCGGAGACGGTCGGTGTCTCGATGGCGCTGTTCGACGACAACTTCCTGACCGTGCTGCGTAACGGCATGCAGGATTATTCCAAGGAGCTGAAGGGCGTCACCCTGCAGGTCGAGGACGCGCAGAACGACGTTGCCAAGCAGCAGAGCCAGATCCAGAATTTCATCGCTTCCAAGGTCGATGCGATCATCGTCAACCCGGTTGATACGGATGCGACGGCGGCCATGTCGAAGCTCGCTGCCGAGGCCAAGATCCCGCTGGTTTATGTCAACCGCCAGCCGGTGAACGTTGACAGCCTGCCGGACGGCCAGGCCTTCGTGGCTTCTGAAGAAACGGTCGCCGGTACGCTCGAAACCAAGGAAGTCTGCCGCCTTCTCGGTGGTAAGGGCAAGGCCGTCGTCATGATGGGCGAGTTGTCGAACCAGGGCGCGCGCATGCGCACGCAGGCGGTTCACGATGTTCTGAAAACCGACGAATGCAAGGGCATTTCGATCGTGGAAGAGCAGACCGCAAACTGGCAGCGCACCCAGGGCTCCGACCTCGTCACCAACTGGCTGTCGAGCGGCGTCGAGTTCAATGCCGTTATCGCCAACAACGACGAAATGGCCATCGGCGCCCTTCAGGCCCTGAAGTCCGCTGGCAAGGACATGAAGGACTATGTCGTTGCCGGTGTGGATGCGACGCAGGACGCGCTTGCCGCCATGCAGGCGGGCGATCTCGACGTCACGGTCTTCCAGGATGCGGCAGGCCAGGGCAAGGGTGCGCTCGATGCCGCGCTGAAGCTCGTCAAGGGCGACAAGATCGAGAAGAAGGTCTACATTCCCTTCCAGCTCGTCACGCCTGAAAACGTCAAGGACTACGTGGCCAAGAACTAA